The region GACGCTCTTTCAAATTTTGATCCATATTTTCAGCAAAGGGTTGATGCACTAGGAAGAAGAGGCCTATCACCTTTACAAAAATGCACGGCGGCCATACGTATGCTGGCATATGGAGTTGGAGTTGATGCCGTTGACGACTATGTGCGTATTGGTAAGTCCACTGCCATCGAATGCTTGAAAATGTTTGTTACTGATGTTGTTTCAATTTTTGAAAGTGAATATTTGCGAAAACCGAACGCAAATGATGTGCAACGTCTCCTTGAGATGGGAGAGGCTCGCGGTTTTCCAGGTATGATGGGCAGTATTGATTGTATGCACTGACAATGGAAAAACTGCCCCAAAGCATGGAAAGAAATGTTCATGAGTGGTCATAAAGGGGTTCCAACAATATTACTAGAAGTTGTTGCATCATCAGACTTATGGATATGGCATGCATTTTTCGGAGTTGCAGGTTCTAATAACGATATAAATGTGTTAGATCGGTCACCGATATTTGATGATGTATTGGAGGGTCGTGCTCCTGAggtaaattataatataaatggTAACAATTATAATATGGGATACTATCTCACAGATGGAATCTATCCTTAATGGGCTACATTCGTGAAAACAATTCCTCGACCTCAAGGTGAGAAGAGAAAATTGTTTTCAAAATATCAAGAAGGCCAACGAAAAGATGTTGAAAGAGCGTTCGGTATGTTGCAGTCTCGATTTGCAATTGTACGTGGTCCTGCACGATTTTGGGATAAAGCAGATCTCTCTAAAATAATGAGAGCATGTATCATACTACACAATATGATTGTCGAGGACGAGAGAGACACATATGCCACTCCATTTGGCCCTCTACCAACTTACGATGATGCAACAGATGGTTTACCACCTCCAAACTTGGGCGAAGAACCTTTAGCCCCTTATGAAAGATATATTGAAAGAAATATCCAAATTCGCGACAAACAAAAACATCGTCAACTACAATCCGATTTGATTGAGCATATTGCAAGGTTCCATGATAGTCGTTAATTTGTTTGAATGTAatgttttttttattatataatgcATTTAATTTGTAAGTCAtgtattattttaatttaattcttagtttttcttaattttttattaaaaattaaaaaaagtcAAAATTATATTACAACTtaaagataatatatattatttaaaacaatCATGTCAAAATTATATTAACTacttaaatataatatataaactGTTTAAAATTAATCAAGTAGGGTCTACTAAAAGTTGGACTTGAGTCTTGCATTAGACTTCATCGTCCACTTTTTTAAGGAGCCCACTTTTTGTTGAGTTGGCTTGCTGTAAAGTAAATTCGTCAGGGATCTGGGCTTGTCCACTGAACTTGCTCTTAAAGGacttagagcaagtccaatgcaTAGAGCCCTTACCTATTTTCTCCTCCAGCTGTACACATATAGGGATTGAACCTCAAATAAGCTTCTCCAACGGTGCTCCCCCTTCCCCATATTTTTTAGGTGAGAGAAAATGGAACCCCATGTTTGGGGAAGAAAATTGTCTCCCCTAAATCTTTCAGCTCATCAAACCTCGCTCattctcttctctctctcctgCTCTCTTCACCTTTTCTTCTTGTTCATTTCTTCTTTTTCAATTATTTCTCTCCAAAATAATAATTAAGTATCGTTTTGGAAATATAGGGAAGCAAAATAGGGAATATGATTGGAGTGAAATAGCTTTTTCATTACCTATATTTTAGGTAATCTTTACTTTAATATATTTTAGGGGATAAAAATAGGGAAGTCCATTGGAGTTGCTCTTATAAGTAATCTCTCATCGCCTTACTTAAAATTTAAAGTCTTAACCTCAATTTTAAAGGGCTTATAAGTAATCTCTCGTTACTGCATGAAATATGAAAtaatttgttattgtatttagCACCGCACAAAAAATTCCTCGCCCCCCTCAGCCCCTCCCGCTACATTTCTAAAATCAAATCAGACACATAACATTTCCCAAAAACCCAAAAATAGGGCAAAGCAATAACAAAAGAATGGAGGCAGGAATGGTATCAGTGGACCGTTGGACTCACGGCAGTCAAGTCTATTTCCTCACTCACCTCCACTCCGATCACACTAAAGGACTCTCTCCCACCTGGAAAATAGCCCCTTTATACTGCTCTCGCATCACCGCCAAGCTTTTCCCCTCTAAATTCCCTGACTTTAATCTATCTCTTCTTCGAATTGTCGAAACCGGTGTTTGGTACTCTCTTTCTTTGATCTCCCCTTCCTGTAATTCGCTTGTCACTGTTAAGGTCATGGCCATTGACGCTCAACATTGTCCCGGTAATTATCGCTTCCTTTTTTCGCGGTTTTAGTTTGCTTGGTAATTGTTTGATCTAGAGTCTGACTGAAGATTTTGATTGCGCTAATTTTCGGGTTTTTGGTGAAACTGTAATTTAAATATTAGCCTTTTCGTGCTTACATTTAAATTCACGTACACTGTGCTTACTATGATTTTGTTAATAGTTGATTTTTAAGTCATTGTTTATATGAATAAATTGTTTAGCACTTTGAACCTTACTCATTTTATATGTTAGCAGGGGCGGTAATGTATTTGTTCCAGGGAGAGTTTGGCTGCATGCTCTACACTGGGGACTTTCGGTGGGAAAGAACCAGTAAGAGGGCACAAATTGGAAAAACTATGCTACTTAATGCTCTCAAAAATGAGAAAATTGACAATCTTTACTTAGATAACACTTACTGCAATCCTTCGTTTATATTTCCTCCTCGTAAAGTTGCTGCTCAGCAGGTGCATATTCATTTGTCTTAATACGTTTTAATGGGGCTACCATGCATGGTTGTCACGGCCCTCGAGACTAGTCGCGACTAGTGGCGACTAGTCCAGCAGTCGAGATTTAGAAGTCGACTGAACTTGTCGACTGGAAAAAATCAGATATTTCGAGCAACTAGTTGACTGACCGGTCGACTGGGCGACTAGTCGTTCCAGGTCAACTGGTTTATTTTAAAGACCCAAATCCTGTTCAAATCCATTTTAACAGAGAATGCGACCCAGCCCTAACATATACTGAGGTTTTCCACTTTCCAGATCTTCTTTAACCTTAATTCACAATaagcttctttttcttcttctttcacACACACATGTATATAAATATAGTTATATTATATATACATGTCTGTACAATATTATAAGTATAATATGATATTTTATaactatacatatatattatgTTGTATATGTATACGAATATGattgtatatatacatatatgtatcaTGCATGTATGTACTTGTACGTTTTAACTGTAAGTTATAATAATTAACAAAGTGGTAACTTGTAAGTTGTGACAAGTCCTCATCCTTGGATATGAAATGCAAGGATCTAAAATACAATATGTTGGTAGATGTTAGAAACTTGGAATTTAGAAGtctaaattatataaaatatacatatatgttaTCTTATATTTAATTACAGTTACGTTTTTTTTGGTCGACTAGTCCACGACTAATCGACTAGTCGACTAGCCGGAGGTCCATCGACTCGTCTTGACTTAGCGCCGTGACAACCATGCTACCATGGCATAATTGTATTCCCTTTTTCTTATTAACTGCAATTCTTGTAGAGTTTTTTTGATACTGTCTTTAAGGACTAAAAATAGACAAGTTTAGTTCAGCCTATGTTGTTGAATGACAGTATACTATAATATAACTCAAACAGGTGCAAGTACTTGACTACATATATGGGACTTTGGGAATCTGTTACAGTGGTGATTTAAGATAGAACCATGAATAGACGTGTACAACCATACCAGATGACCAATAgctaaaattttatattattattgtgGTAAGATATCAACATCAGCGTAAAAACAGACAATTAACAGGCGTGCAAGGTCAATAGCTGAAGTTGTATTATAGTAAATTCAGCTGCCAGTATCAGATCAAAGAAGAAACAGATGTTGGATAGATGTGCACAACAATAATCCATGgcaaattatgaaattaattactTGCATTTCGACTACCAGAATCAATACCGATTGTCTAACaataaattcaaataaaaaattGTGTATTTCTTTAAGTTTGTGTACTTTTAACCTCTTGTAAGATTTAAAATTTCTCTGAAATTCTGTTTGTCTTTAACACCGCTTACATGTTTCAAACTTAGTTTATGATTCTGGGGAATATATTTATGTCAAAGAACATTAAGAGAGCAGATGAACCCTGGTCTCCAGTATTAGAGCTTTCTGTTAGAACTCAATATTCAGCGAAACATGTAGCACAGTTGACTCTTATTGGTTACTCTTTTGATACTGATTGCAGATCGTCGACATCATAGTCTCTAATCCTGATCACGACATCATTATTGGGATCGACTCTTTGGGTAAAGAAGAACTTCTATTAAACATTTCAAGGGTGCTTAAAACAAAGGTATTTTCATGACTTTGTTAATTTGAAACTTCTATTCTTTGAAGAGcataataaatatatatgtatacacACGCACACACACGTGTATATGTATGCATTAAGTTTAGAAGAGTGTATTTTGTCACTACATTTCCCACGACATAATGCCCTCCTCCCGGATGGATAGTGCTAATAATTTATGCTCCATCTCATTGATTAGAAAGAATTTCAGTTGCTTTCTTCGTCGGGCTGTGGATTACCTCAAACCGGCAATTAAAAGTACAATGTATAAACTACTGTGAAATGTGTACTAGCAAGCTTAGAATTTCCATTGGAATAAGGGTCAAGAAATATATAGATTTATTGAAAACTGAATATGTACTACTGTACTTCAGTAGTCTGTCGACAATGCTCTGGCTGACCATAGGAGAAAATTTAGTGCATTACCTTGGACCTCGGGTCTGACCTTGTAAGAAGTCAATGCTATCAAAAATATTTTGTATTGTGAAATGCTAATTTCTGgaacttttttttaaaattaccTTATTATGAAGAACATGTAGAAGATTTTAATACAAAGATGGTGATGGGTATATCTTCTTATCTGATCATGTATGCATTTGAACATACATACTTTTCGTGACTTAAAATTACTGTTAAAAATTTCAATTACAAATTTCGAAATAAAATTACGAATACCTCAAAACATTTGAAGTCATGCTTATAAAATCGAGATAATTAGTAATCGACCTCTTCCTTCAATTCTTCTGAGCAGATCTGGGTGTGGCCTGAGCGCTTGCAAACAATGCATCTACTGGGGTTACATGGCATCTTTACAACGAAAACCTCAGTGACTAGAGTGCGGGCTGTTCCCCGTTACAGTTTTAGCATCGATACTTTGGAGGGACTAAATTTGGTGCGCCCAACTATAGGGATCATGCCATCTGGTCTTCCATGGGCATTAAAATGGGTTGGAGAAAATCGAGATCCTCTACGATCTTCATCACGTTCAGTTTCTCGCGGAAATAGAATTAACCGGAGCTCAAATATTGGCGCCTATAGCAACATAGAAATGCCAAATATGATTGTGAAGTCAGTTGAAAGATATCATAAATATATGTATGCGGTTCCATATTCTGACCATGCATGTTTTGCTGAGATACAAGAATTTCTTGAGTTTCTCCAGCCAAACACCATCAAAGGTATTGTTTCCTCATCCCCTTCCTATGTCGACCCTCATTACTATTTCAGCCACCTTTGTAGAGGAATTCAGCCATCATGCAAATATCAGAAACTTGAAAGTCACAGTGAATGGAAAAAGGATGAAGAGTTTCataccaaatataattttggaagCAAAGATTTTGTGGGAGCAGTCAGTGAACATAAAAGACTTAGACAACGTGCTCTAAATAGTCGTGAAGAAAGGGTTAGTATACTTAGAAGAGTAAGGCGTGGTGTAAAATTTTTGGAAACTGACCACAATGACTAATCAGATATATAATGAACATGTATCAATTGCAGTAAATAGTAAGTGCAAATTTTAAATGTTATAGCTCTCGGCTCTAAGACATTATGCCCGGGAAGGTGCTTATTTGAGGCATAAGCTAGACATCCTTGTCATTTTTTAGGCTTACCCACTAAGGTGCTAATATTAACCCCAGAACTAAACCTCATGTAATGTATCTCTAATTTGTATGTTAGGATTTGCATTAGAGTTGTCTAATGTGTTTTGACTTGATTTAAGCTATAACTAATCTTCTAACTTGAGGTTCATTTGTTTATCGAATATACTAATTATGTTAAGATCATAATAAATTCCTAATTCTGTTTTTCAGTCTTTATTTGATGATAGAATCAAAATTCTGTTTGTCAATGTAATTTTATTGTGTTGAACTTCAAATTAATGCACAAAATATATACTGTGCTAATTATTTGGCCTCCTGAATGAATTGTTCTTATATAGTATTACCTACTTATTTGcaattttagaattttttttattacatAGTAGTTTTCTGATTGTGGTGTGTTCAGGAATAGAATGTTTACCTGCTTCACAATTTTAGGGAAGTTTTGATTATATTCTAGTTTTCTAACTGTGGGGGTTCAGGCTGTATAGGCTGTAGCCTTTGAATATACTGTGCTAATTATTTGTTCTCATAGAATCTTTACAATGTGATAATTGAGTCACATGTCATAATTAATCTCAAGCAAGAGACTAATAAACATGAGACTCACTGAGACCTATCTGTTCGACGTCCATTTGCTAactttaatataatattttttcgCTTAGTGTTAATCTGATAGCTGCATACCATGTTTAGGAGAATATAACTGATAGATTAACAAAGTTAAGATTAATGTATAACTGATAGCAAATAGGGTACACATGATGTCcagaaagaatattgggttttTAATATGGAAGTAGAGATGACCCGGGGCCAAACTGAAGACACCGCGAAGGGTCTTCAAATCTCCAAAGTACTAACCTCAACCCGATGGGCTCTTACCCAATCCTGATGATTCTTGTGGATCAAGAAGGGTATAGGAAAACTTGAATTATGAACCCGGAATGTCAATAGACCTGCTTGGGGTATGCTTTAGCGGCTAGAATCCATTGAGTGACATAGCTAGACAGATTTGGGTCAGATACTCAGATTCCTTAAAGGTTTTGAAGCTTAATGTAAATTATGTGGGTTTATGCAATTAATCCCGATCTGCTTTGGGGTCTGATTTGATTTACAAAGAAACCTGTCATGAGACAAAGATTTCCTCTTGAAAAATCTTAACATCACCCAGACTCGATTTTCACAGGGATAGTTTGAGTTATCGGTCTTCTGTCAGAGAACTAGGAAAGGTGACTTTGCTTAAATCTAAGATCTGCATCTTTATTTCTGATTCTTCTAATTGTTGCTCTGCACAGATAGAGATTGAGTTTGGACTTCAGACCATTTATAAATTGTGTTGAATTCAGGTGTTCTGAAGTAATGCTTTAGAAATGCTA is a window of Apium graveolens cultivar Ventura chromosome 11, ASM990537v1, whole genome shotgun sequence DNA encoding:
- the LOC141696688 gene encoding uncharacterized protein LOC141696688: MEAGMVSVDRWTHGSQVYFLTHLHSDHTKGLSPTWKIAPLYCSRITAKLFPSKFPDFNLSLLRIVETGVWYSLSLISPSCNSLVTVKVMAIDAQHCPGAVMYLFQGEFGCMLYTGDFRWERTSKRAQIGKTMLLNALKNEKIDNLYLDNTYCNPSFIFPPRKVAAQQIVDIIVSNPDHDIIIGIDSLGKEELLLNISRVLKTKIWVWPERLQTMHLLGLHGIFTTKTSVTRVRAVPRYSFSIDTLEGLNLVRPTIGIMPSGLPWALKWVGENRDPLRSSSRSVSRGNRINRSSNIGAYSNIEMPNMIVKSVERYHKYMYAVPYSDHACFAEIQEFLEFLQPNTIKGIVSSSPSYVDPHYYFSHLCRGIQPSCKYQKLESHSEWKKDEEFHTKYNFGSKDFVGAVSEHKRLRQRALNSREERVSILRRVRRGVKFLETDHND